In the Silurus meridionalis isolate SWU-2019-XX chromosome 6, ASM1480568v1, whole genome shotgun sequence genome, one interval contains:
- the shroom4 gene encoding protein Shroom4 isoform X1, whose protein sequence is METVEQLVTFNHIHVELNGGAPWGFTLKGGLEHGEPLIITKIEERGKAAECKKLRVGDELVNINGSALYGSRQEALILIKGSYRILKIIVRRRTVPLIHPQSWHVVKLSEASPVPGSAGSSDGPLAMQLHPTPFSVPWHSGGDSELSMPLGHLSRHYSTDRSSSVGSMESLENPPSQGYYESQISPIDPVIFNNKRDSAYSSFSASSNTSDYTVSLRTEENSSMDSLLQGFGPSCRFSEGHPNSVASGQEEFHCEVGILKSGTLPHKSEPKIRPSSYSYEEDKCGPPQPPTRKDSFRATRGLPEGLDKRCLSAPIGVSNLTCCTIEDPPHLRKALNGSVCLNGQENDQDLKGNKAEPYYTINSEKELSIDNQVSSTEECQKSSHFQPIERHSTRPSPPTADCLDSQVNHLDNNLQPRMHRHSAPEKLLVSQLHMIELSSEKSAHSMSPSSLWSNPLHPREEIIEDGLAVAQGKWGGSRCSTPGSLTTSELEEHRVDGEPFDSGQRLTPVQHVWGRSASVPGETIGNGFAGSGPCIDTQLHERGFETISAASSMDTLLENQEEGEGKGDDGEISKPPQKRQFRSSKSRRRSERFATNLRNEIQRKKAQLQKGKGPGGLLCDGETVEEEDIEEKSPVDMPTVHQHKTQTQTSQHNSFQNFGLSQARTIVSNSVFPGRCCGTNSADYSGSRIEDIHLSQDETHGIQSAEVNRPVCVSVVEELAPPGKARRWRWTPEHKLQPEMKPIETKKNSEGTVQSSWNLGTTRGRVGSSGGRCTRADDCDIPPFADRRKFFEETSRNLSQSVTNLAGLTSHRQRQDKHGRKKDPNSPEPLESVPNLGHRRFSYQGGINDGTSVNSFDTRRKIVQQARDQERENTLEREWEKEKQREKEREEELRKEQERLQAWEKEQELERKKERERKETERDRQRMQQMEKVWETSTDRIYAGHELNNATMLPPLPHDNLKQPFTTQTLTLHNSHSDHFHNKPNPAIQKPWSAFRPVNSQQYQSDQYCLYPEYKARSCTPTETFPVHELEQTKLRRKFSLSERDYTQSRQDSRPGEVGRGFCGQWNNRRNCNNENQPMMPSTLTNRTMSENDIRMETKCLRSHGAAATNNSRMSSSIVRKLDENVVSVTKKKKGPPPPRPPPPKWEQFHKRRASHHSLFSSHPGSSSQLQAYTPCPPTALEMTRQRSYSLPPRDDSDSRQALLNPALNNRAFKPVVLPPKEEDTPRIQHYDTKSSDTSTPLNESTQRHSEQKLSQSSDQYRPAVVKPVIYKHRAEWDLTSSHNYTAGNSSSNLPVPTLENSSCTGPVYPESYFTVNYNQQHLQNQPQQICIAGTTIKTVEASTPNLFPSEDQALPYETDIDEFRENEGTEVEQQRQAEARTEMQCFAQPVTVLETDIDNVTEEEAPSSGLNRGQRTSIVDTLLEEDCGRAGKDLMGELFPHYTGNGAEGWRGGSVVSGDLVERSSKQSPQGSTSPSSRGFVNTAQLLNKMPNFSEMREEDEELNYKRQLMESLRKKLGVLREAQRGLQEDIRANTQLGEEVESLVLAVCKPNEVDKFRMFIGDLDKVTSLLLSLSGRLLRVESALDCLDPESGHRERLPLLDKKKQLLAQLAEAQELKEHVDRREEAVGRVLGRCLTPEQMRDYSHFVKMKAALLVEQRQLDDKIRLGDEQLRGLKESLGLGYGPY, encoded by the exons ACGCACTGTGCCACTGATTCATCCGCAGTCCTGGCACGTAGTAAAGTTATCAGAAGCATCTCCTGTGCCTGGCTCAGCAGGCAGTTCAGACGGCCCACTGGCCATGCAGCTCCACCCTACACCCTTCAGTGTACCGTGGCACTCTGGGGGTGACAG TGAGCTGTCCATGCCATTGGGCCACCTCTCCCGGCACTACAGTACAGACCGTAGCAGCTCTGTGGGGAGTATGGAGAGTCTGGAAAACCCTCCAAGTCAGGGATACTACGAAAGCCAGATCTCTCCCATTGACCCTGtaatctttaataataaacgtgaCTCAGCTTATAGCTCTTTCTCTGCAAGCTCAAATACATCTGACTACACGGTATCTCTGCGAACTGAGGAAAACAGCTCTATGGACAGCCTCCTCCAGGGCTTTGGCCCCTCCTGCAGGTTTTCAGAGGGACATCCAAATTCTGTGGCTAGTGGCCAAGAAGAATTTCATTGTGAAGTGGGGATCCTCAAGTCTGGGACTCTGCCTCATAAGTCTGAGCCTAAAATACGTCCATCATCCTATAGCTATGAAGAAGACAAATGTGGGCCTCCACAACCTCCCACGAGGAAGGATAGTTTTAGGGCTACCAGAGGCTTACCAGAGGGGTTGGATAAACGATGTTTGTCTGCTCCAATCGGTGTGTCAAATTTGACTTGCTGCACTATCGAAGACCCTCCTCACCTTCGCAAGGCATTGAatgggagtgtgtgtttgaatggtCAAGAAAATGACCAGGACTTGAAGGGAAACAAAGCAGAACCTTATTACACCATAAATTCTGAAAAAGAATTGTCTATAGATAACCAAGTCAGCTCGACAGAGGAATGCCAAAAGAGCAGTCACTTCCAGCCTATAGAGAGGCATTCAACCAGGCCCAGTCCTCCAACAGCAGATTGTCTTGATAGTCAAGTAAATCATTTAGATAACAATCTCCAGCCTAGGATGCACAGACACAGTGCCCCTGAAAAATTACTTGTCTCTCAGTTGCACATGATTGAGCTCTCTAGTGAAAAGAGTGCACATTCCATGTCCCCTTCTAGTCTGTGGTCTAATCCTCTGCATCCAAGGGAGGAAATAATTGAAGACGGTCTGGCTGTAGCTcagggtaaatggggagggagCAGGTGCTCCACACCTGGTTCACTGACCACTTCAGAGCTAGAAGAACACAGGGTAGATGGAGAGCCATTTGATTCAGGACAAAGACTTACTCCTGTCCAACATGTTTGGGGAAGATCTGCCAGTGTTCCAGGTGAAACTATAGGAAATGGATTTGCTGGGTCTGGACCCTGCATCGACACCCAACTTCATGAGAGAGGTTTTGAAACCATTAGTGCTGCATCTAGTATGGACACTCTACTCGAGAaccaggaagaaggagaaggCAAGGGAGATGATGGTGAAATTTCAAAGCCTCCTCAAAAGCGGCAGTTTCGTTCCTCAAAGTCTCGCCGTCGAAGTGAACGTTTCGCAACTAATCTTCGCAATGAGATCCAGAGGAAGAAGGCTCAGCTACAAAAGGGCAAAGGCCCAGGTGGTCTGCTATGTGATGGTGAGACTGTAGAGGAAGAGGATATAGAAGAAAAATCCCCAGTGGATATGCCAACTGTCCATCAACACAAGACCCAAACACAGACTagtcaacacaacagctttcaGAATTTTGGTCTATCTCAGGCCAGAACAATTGTTTCCAACTCAGTATTTCCAGGCAGATGCTGTGGAACAAATTCTGCAGACTATTCAGGGAGCAGGATTGAAGATATCCATCTTTCACAGGATGAAACCCATGGTATTCAGTCAGCTGAGGTAAacagacctgtgtgtgtgagtgtggttgAAGAGTTGGCACCACCAGGTAAAGCCAGACGTTGGCGTTGGACACCTGAGCACAAACTGCAACCAGAAATGAAACCGATTGAAACCAAGAAGAATAGTGAAGGAACAGTACAGTCTTCTTGGAATCTTGGAACAACAAGGGGAAGGGTTGGTTCTTCAGGTGGTCGCTGTACCCGAGCTGATGATTGTGACATCCCACCTTTTGCAGACCGAAGAAAGTTTTTTGAGGAGACTAGCAGAAACCTGAGCCAGTCTGTGACCAATCTGGCTGGCCTTACCAGTCACCGCCAGAGACAAGACAAGcatgggagaaaaaaagaccCAAATTCCCCAGAACCCCTTGAGTCAGTCCCTAATCTTGGACACAGGAGGTTTTCTTACCAGGGTGGAATTAATGATGGAACTTCAGTCAATTCATTTGATACTAGAAGAAAAATAGTACAGCAAGCGAGagaccaagagagagaaaatacacTGGAAAGAGAATGGGAGAAGGAGAAACAAAGGGAAAAAGAGCGAGAAGAAGAGCTGCGTAAAGAACAGGAGAGATTACAGGCATGGGAAAAGGAACAGGAGctggagaggaagaaagaaagagaaagaaaggaaactgAAAGAGACCGCCAGAGAATGCAACAGATGGAGAAAGTCTGGGAAACCAGTACAGATCGCATTTATGCAGGACATGAGCTTAACAATGCCACAATGCTACCACCTTTGCCACATGATAACCTAAAACAACCATTTACAACCCAAACGCTAACCCTGCATAATTCACATTCTGACCATTTTCATAATAAGCCCAACCCTGCCATCCAAAAGCCATGGTCAGCTTTTCGGCCTGTAAATAGCCAGCAATATCAATCTGACCAATACTGTCTATACCCTGAATACAAGGCCAGGAGCTGCACTCCAACAGAG ACTTTTCCTGTGCATGAGCTGGAACAAACAAAACTAAGGAGGAAGTTTAGCCTGTCTGAAAG GGACTATACTCAGAGTAGACAAGATTCAAGACCAGGAGAAGTGGGTCGGGGATTTTGCGGTCAGTGGAACAACAGACGGAATTGCAACAACGAAAATCAGCCCATGATGCCATCAACACTTACAAACCGCACCATGTCTGAAAATGACATCCGCATGGAGACCAAGTGTCTTCGTAGCCATGGGGCAGCTGCTACTAATAATAGCAGAATGTCTTCGTCCATCGTCAGAAAACTGGATGAGAATGTTGTATCTgtaacaaagaagaaaaaaggaccTCCTCCACCTCGGCCACCACCCCCAAAGTGGGAGCAGTTTCATAAGAGACGGGCATCTCAccacagtttattctcttcccATCCTGGCTCTTCTTCCCAGCTCCAAGCATACACACCATGTCCACCCACAGCCCTAGAAATGACTCGTCAGCGGTCCTACAGCCTTCCTCCGAGGGACGATTCTGATAGTCGTCAAGCTCTGCTAAACCCTGCCTTAAATAACAGAGCTTTTAAACCTGTGGTGCTACCTccaaaagaagaagacactCCCAGAATTCAGCACTATGATACAAAAAGTTCAGATACATCGACACCCTTAAATGAGTCTACTCAAAG ACATTCTGAGCAAAAATTATCCCAGTCTTCAGATCAGTACAGACCAGCTGTGGTGAAACCAGTAATTTATAAGCATAGAGCGGAGTGGGACTTGACTTCTTCTCACAACTACACAGCCGGCAACAGTTCCAGCAATTTGCCAGTCCCCACTTTGGAAAATAGCTCTTGTACTGGACCTGTCTACCCTGAGTCCTACTTCACAGTCAACTACAACCAGCAGCATTTACAGAATCAGCCTCAGCAAATATGCATAGCAGGCACCACCATCAAGACTGTGGAAGCTTCTACCCCAAATCTATTTCCCAGCGAAGATCAAGCCTTGCCCTATGAGACCGACATAGATGAATTCCGTGAAAACGAGGGGACAGAGGTGGAGCAGCAAAGGCAAGCAGAAGCCAGGACAGAGATGCAGTGTTTTGCACAGCCAGTGACGGTGCTTGAAACAGACATTGACAATGTGACTGAAGAAGAGGCTCCATCATCTGGGCTAAACAGAGGGCAAAGGACGTCCATCGTAGACACTTTATTGGAAGAGGATTGTGGCAGAGCTGGAAAGGATCTTATGGGAGAACTGTTCCCTCACTACACAGGAAATGGAGCAGAAGGTTGGAGAGGAGGCAGTGTAGTGAGTGGAGACCTGGTGGAGAG GTCTTCTAAACAGAGCCCACAGGGCTCAACCTCTCCCAGCTCTAGAGGATTTGTCAACACAGCTCAGCTTCTTAATAAGATGCCAAACTTCTCAGAGATGagagaggaggatgaagagctAAATTACAAG AGGCAGCTAATGGAAAGCTTGCGTAAGAAGCTGGGTGTGTTGCGGGAAGCCCAAAGAGGTTTGCAGGAGGACATTAGAGCCAATACTCAGCTCGGTGAGGAGGTGGAAAGCCTGGTGCTGGCCGTCTGCAAGCCAAATGAGGTGGACAAGTTCCGTATGTTTATTGGAGACCTGGACAAAGTGACGAGTCTTTTGTTATCGCTGTCTGGCAGGCTGCTCCGAGTGGAGAGCGCTCTGGATTGTCTGGACCCAGAATCAGGACATCGTGAGAGG CTCCCCCTCTTGGACAAGAAGAAGCAGCTCCTTGCGCAGCTGGCTGAGGCTCAGGAGCTGAAGGAGCATGTGGATCGGAGGGAGGAGGCCGTGGGAAGGGTGCTTGGTCGCTGCCTGACTCCAGAGCAAATGCGTGATTACAGCCATTTTGTGAAGATGAAGGCAGCACTGCTGGTAGAACAGCGACAGCTGGATGACAAGATCCGGCTAGGGGATGAACAACTCCGCGGCCTGAAGGAGAGCCTGGGTTTGGGATACGGCCCTTACTGA
- the shroom4 gene encoding protein Shroom4 isoform X2, producing MEKIEERGKAAECKKLRVGDELVNINGSALYGSRQEALILIKGSYRILKIIVRRRTVPLIHPQSWHVVKLSEASPVPGSAGSSDGPLAMQLHPTPFSVPWHSGGDSELSMPLGHLSRHYSTDRSSSVGSMESLENPPSQGYYESQISPIDPVIFNNKRDSAYSSFSASSNTSDYTVSLRTEENSSMDSLLQGFGPSCRFSEGHPNSVASGQEEFHCEVGILKSGTLPHKSEPKIRPSSYSYEEDKCGPPQPPTRKDSFRATRGLPEGLDKRCLSAPIGVSNLTCCTIEDPPHLRKALNGSVCLNGQENDQDLKGNKAEPYYTINSEKELSIDNQVSSTEECQKSSHFQPIERHSTRPSPPTADCLDSQVNHLDNNLQPRMHRHSAPEKLLVSQLHMIELSSEKSAHSMSPSSLWSNPLHPREEIIEDGLAVAQGKWGGSRCSTPGSLTTSELEEHRVDGEPFDSGQRLTPVQHVWGRSASVPGETIGNGFAGSGPCIDTQLHERGFETISAASSMDTLLENQEEGEGKGDDGEISKPPQKRQFRSSKSRRRSERFATNLRNEIQRKKAQLQKGKGPGGLLCDGETVEEEDIEEKSPVDMPTVHQHKTQTQTSQHNSFQNFGLSQARTIVSNSVFPGRCCGTNSADYSGSRIEDIHLSQDETHGIQSAEVNRPVCVSVVEELAPPGKARRWRWTPEHKLQPEMKPIETKKNSEGTVQSSWNLGTTRGRVGSSGGRCTRADDCDIPPFADRRKFFEETSRNLSQSVTNLAGLTSHRQRQDKHGRKKDPNSPEPLESVPNLGHRRFSYQGGINDGTSVNSFDTRRKIVQQARDQERENTLEREWEKEKQREKEREEELRKEQERLQAWEKEQELERKKERERKETERDRQRMQQMEKVWETSTDRIYAGHELNNATMLPPLPHDNLKQPFTTQTLTLHNSHSDHFHNKPNPAIQKPWSAFRPVNSQQYQSDQYCLYPEYKARSCTPTETFPVHELEQTKLRRKFSLSERDYTQSRQDSRPGEVGRGFCGQWNNRRNCNNENQPMMPSTLTNRTMSENDIRMETKCLRSHGAAATNNSRMSSSIVRKLDENVVSVTKKKKGPPPPRPPPPKWEQFHKRRASHHSLFSSHPGSSSQLQAYTPCPPTALEMTRQRSYSLPPRDDSDSRQALLNPALNNRAFKPVVLPPKEEDTPRIQHYDTKSSDTSTPLNESTQRHSEQKLSQSSDQYRPAVVKPVIYKHRAEWDLTSSHNYTAGNSSSNLPVPTLENSSCTGPVYPESYFTVNYNQQHLQNQPQQICIAGTTIKTVEASTPNLFPSEDQALPYETDIDEFRENEGTEVEQQRQAEARTEMQCFAQPVTVLETDIDNVTEEEAPSSGLNRGQRTSIVDTLLEEDCGRAGKDLMGELFPHYTGNGAEGWRGGSVVSGDLVERSSKQSPQGSTSPSSRGFVNTAQLLNKMPNFSEMREEDEELNYKRQLMESLRKKLGVLREAQRGLQEDIRANTQLGEEVESLVLAVCKPNEVDKFRMFIGDLDKVTSLLLSLSGRLLRVESALDCLDPESGHRERLPLLDKKKQLLAQLAEAQELKEHVDRREEAVGRVLGRCLTPEQMRDYSHFVKMKAALLVEQRQLDDKIRLGDEQLRGLKESLGLGYGPY from the exons ACGCACTGTGCCACTGATTCATCCGCAGTCCTGGCACGTAGTAAAGTTATCAGAAGCATCTCCTGTGCCTGGCTCAGCAGGCAGTTCAGACGGCCCACTGGCCATGCAGCTCCACCCTACACCCTTCAGTGTACCGTGGCACTCTGGGGGTGACAG TGAGCTGTCCATGCCATTGGGCCACCTCTCCCGGCACTACAGTACAGACCGTAGCAGCTCTGTGGGGAGTATGGAGAGTCTGGAAAACCCTCCAAGTCAGGGATACTACGAAAGCCAGATCTCTCCCATTGACCCTGtaatctttaataataaacgtgaCTCAGCTTATAGCTCTTTCTCTGCAAGCTCAAATACATCTGACTACACGGTATCTCTGCGAACTGAGGAAAACAGCTCTATGGACAGCCTCCTCCAGGGCTTTGGCCCCTCCTGCAGGTTTTCAGAGGGACATCCAAATTCTGTGGCTAGTGGCCAAGAAGAATTTCATTGTGAAGTGGGGATCCTCAAGTCTGGGACTCTGCCTCATAAGTCTGAGCCTAAAATACGTCCATCATCCTATAGCTATGAAGAAGACAAATGTGGGCCTCCACAACCTCCCACGAGGAAGGATAGTTTTAGGGCTACCAGAGGCTTACCAGAGGGGTTGGATAAACGATGTTTGTCTGCTCCAATCGGTGTGTCAAATTTGACTTGCTGCACTATCGAAGACCCTCCTCACCTTCGCAAGGCATTGAatgggagtgtgtgtttgaatggtCAAGAAAATGACCAGGACTTGAAGGGAAACAAAGCAGAACCTTATTACACCATAAATTCTGAAAAAGAATTGTCTATAGATAACCAAGTCAGCTCGACAGAGGAATGCCAAAAGAGCAGTCACTTCCAGCCTATAGAGAGGCATTCAACCAGGCCCAGTCCTCCAACAGCAGATTGTCTTGATAGTCAAGTAAATCATTTAGATAACAATCTCCAGCCTAGGATGCACAGACACAGTGCCCCTGAAAAATTACTTGTCTCTCAGTTGCACATGATTGAGCTCTCTAGTGAAAAGAGTGCACATTCCATGTCCCCTTCTAGTCTGTGGTCTAATCCTCTGCATCCAAGGGAGGAAATAATTGAAGACGGTCTGGCTGTAGCTcagggtaaatggggagggagCAGGTGCTCCACACCTGGTTCACTGACCACTTCAGAGCTAGAAGAACACAGGGTAGATGGAGAGCCATTTGATTCAGGACAAAGACTTACTCCTGTCCAACATGTTTGGGGAAGATCTGCCAGTGTTCCAGGTGAAACTATAGGAAATGGATTTGCTGGGTCTGGACCCTGCATCGACACCCAACTTCATGAGAGAGGTTTTGAAACCATTAGTGCTGCATCTAGTATGGACACTCTACTCGAGAaccaggaagaaggagaaggCAAGGGAGATGATGGTGAAATTTCAAAGCCTCCTCAAAAGCGGCAGTTTCGTTCCTCAAAGTCTCGCCGTCGAAGTGAACGTTTCGCAACTAATCTTCGCAATGAGATCCAGAGGAAGAAGGCTCAGCTACAAAAGGGCAAAGGCCCAGGTGGTCTGCTATGTGATGGTGAGACTGTAGAGGAAGAGGATATAGAAGAAAAATCCCCAGTGGATATGCCAACTGTCCATCAACACAAGACCCAAACACAGACTagtcaacacaacagctttcaGAATTTTGGTCTATCTCAGGCCAGAACAATTGTTTCCAACTCAGTATTTCCAGGCAGATGCTGTGGAACAAATTCTGCAGACTATTCAGGGAGCAGGATTGAAGATATCCATCTTTCACAGGATGAAACCCATGGTATTCAGTCAGCTGAGGTAAacagacctgtgtgtgtgagtgtggttgAAGAGTTGGCACCACCAGGTAAAGCCAGACGTTGGCGTTGGACACCTGAGCACAAACTGCAACCAGAAATGAAACCGATTGAAACCAAGAAGAATAGTGAAGGAACAGTACAGTCTTCTTGGAATCTTGGAACAACAAGGGGAAGGGTTGGTTCTTCAGGTGGTCGCTGTACCCGAGCTGATGATTGTGACATCCCACCTTTTGCAGACCGAAGAAAGTTTTTTGAGGAGACTAGCAGAAACCTGAGCCAGTCTGTGACCAATCTGGCTGGCCTTACCAGTCACCGCCAGAGACAAGACAAGcatgggagaaaaaaagaccCAAATTCCCCAGAACCCCTTGAGTCAGTCCCTAATCTTGGACACAGGAGGTTTTCTTACCAGGGTGGAATTAATGATGGAACTTCAGTCAATTCATTTGATACTAGAAGAAAAATAGTACAGCAAGCGAGagaccaagagagagaaaatacacTGGAAAGAGAATGGGAGAAGGAGAAACAAAGGGAAAAAGAGCGAGAAGAAGAGCTGCGTAAAGAACAGGAGAGATTACAGGCATGGGAAAAGGAACAGGAGctggagaggaagaaagaaagagaaagaaaggaaactgAAAGAGACCGCCAGAGAATGCAACAGATGGAGAAAGTCTGGGAAACCAGTACAGATCGCATTTATGCAGGACATGAGCTTAACAATGCCACAATGCTACCACCTTTGCCACATGATAACCTAAAACAACCATTTACAACCCAAACGCTAACCCTGCATAATTCACATTCTGACCATTTTCATAATAAGCCCAACCCTGCCATCCAAAAGCCATGGTCAGCTTTTCGGCCTGTAAATAGCCAGCAATATCAATCTGACCAATACTGTCTATACCCTGAATACAAGGCCAGGAGCTGCACTCCAACAGAG ACTTTTCCTGTGCATGAGCTGGAACAAACAAAACTAAGGAGGAAGTTTAGCCTGTCTGAAAG GGACTATACTCAGAGTAGACAAGATTCAAGACCAGGAGAAGTGGGTCGGGGATTTTGCGGTCAGTGGAACAACAGACGGAATTGCAACAACGAAAATCAGCCCATGATGCCATCAACACTTACAAACCGCACCATGTCTGAAAATGACATCCGCATGGAGACCAAGTGTCTTCGTAGCCATGGGGCAGCTGCTACTAATAATAGCAGAATGTCTTCGTCCATCGTCAGAAAACTGGATGAGAATGTTGTATCTgtaacaaagaagaaaaaaggaccTCCTCCACCTCGGCCACCACCCCCAAAGTGGGAGCAGTTTCATAAGAGACGGGCATCTCAccacagtttattctcttcccATCCTGGCTCTTCTTCCCAGCTCCAAGCATACACACCATGTCCACCCACAGCCCTAGAAATGACTCGTCAGCGGTCCTACAGCCTTCCTCCGAGGGACGATTCTGATAGTCGTCAAGCTCTGCTAAACCCTGCCTTAAATAACAGAGCTTTTAAACCTGTGGTGCTACCTccaaaagaagaagacactCCCAGAATTCAGCACTATGATACAAAAAGTTCAGATACATCGACACCCTTAAATGAGTCTACTCAAAG ACATTCTGAGCAAAAATTATCCCAGTCTTCAGATCAGTACAGACCAGCTGTGGTGAAACCAGTAATTTATAAGCATAGAGCGGAGTGGGACTTGACTTCTTCTCACAACTACACAGCCGGCAACAGTTCCAGCAATTTGCCAGTCCCCACTTTGGAAAATAGCTCTTGTACTGGACCTGTCTACCCTGAGTCCTACTTCACAGTCAACTACAACCAGCAGCATTTACAGAATCAGCCTCAGCAAATATGCATAGCAGGCACCACCATCAAGACTGTGGAAGCTTCTACCCCAAATCTATTTCCCAGCGAAGATCAAGCCTTGCCCTATGAGACCGACATAGATGAATTCCGTGAAAACGAGGGGACAGAGGTGGAGCAGCAAAGGCAAGCAGAAGCCAGGACAGAGATGCAGTGTTTTGCACAGCCAGTGACGGTGCTTGAAACAGACATTGACAATGTGACTGAAGAAGAGGCTCCATCATCTGGGCTAAACAGAGGGCAAAGGACGTCCATCGTAGACACTTTATTGGAAGAGGATTGTGGCAGAGCTGGAAAGGATCTTATGGGAGAACTGTTCCCTCACTACACAGGAAATGGAGCAGAAGGTTGGAGAGGAGGCAGTGTAGTGAGTGGAGACCTGGTGGAGAG GTCTTCTAAACAGAGCCCACAGGGCTCAACCTCTCCCAGCTCTAGAGGATTTGTCAACACAGCTCAGCTTCTTAATAAGATGCCAAACTTCTCAGAGATGagagaggaggatgaagagctAAATTACAAG AGGCAGCTAATGGAAAGCTTGCGTAAGAAGCTGGGTGTGTTGCGGGAAGCCCAAAGAGGTTTGCAGGAGGACATTAGAGCCAATACTCAGCTCGGTGAGGAGGTGGAAAGCCTGGTGCTGGCCGTCTGCAAGCCAAATGAGGTGGACAAGTTCCGTATGTTTATTGGAGACCTGGACAAAGTGACGAGTCTTTTGTTATCGCTGTCTGGCAGGCTGCTCCGAGTGGAGAGCGCTCTGGATTGTCTGGACCCAGAATCAGGACATCGTGAGAGG CTCCCCCTCTTGGACAAGAAGAAGCAGCTCCTTGCGCAGCTGGCTGAGGCTCAGGAGCTGAAGGAGCATGTGGATCGGAGGGAGGAGGCCGTGGGAAGGGTGCTTGGTCGCTGCCTGACTCCAGAGCAAATGCGTGATTACAGCCATTTTGTGAAGATGAAGGCAGCACTGCTGGTAGAACAGCGACAGCTGGATGACAAGATCCGGCTAGGGGATGAACAACTCCGCGGCCTGAAGGAGAGCCTGGGTTTGGGATACGGCCCTTACTGA